CACCCTTTGGCCAACCGAATCCCAGGAGGTTCTCTACAGCAGTTGGCGCCTGAACGTCACAACCAGCCAGGGCGAGACCGCCTAGGGCAAGTGCGCCAGCTACGCCCGCCTTACGGGCGAAGGTGCGCTTATTACGCTGTCCCACGTGTGTTCTGCCTTTCTGTCCACACAAACTTCTCGAATACTCACAGAGCACCCTTACCCAATCAGAATAATGGATAAATGCTTGGTTCCCAGCCTTTTTGAAGCTTTAAAGGAGACCCAGCGCGCTCAATTAATATCCACGAATCAGTAGGTTACCGCCCCACCTGCACAATGTTCCAACCGTACCCCCAGTCTGCGCCTTCGCCATGTGCCTTAACTCACAGGGAACAATTCCGGCCATCATCCGAAAGTTCGCACCCTTACGGGGAAGCTGAATTTAAGCTTTTCCGCAGCTTCTTCCAAGCCGTGGCGCTTTCTGGTTTCCACCCCATGCACCGTAAAGTAGGACACCGAGCACTAGTCGCTTAATTAAAAGGAGCTATCTTTACATGTGCGGACTTCTTGGCATGCTCGCGGCCACCGGTGACGTGGACAAATATGTCGACGCGCTGGAGCGGTCGCTTCCTTGCATGCACCACCGCGGACCGGACGCAGCCGGTACTTGGCATGATGGCGACGCCGCCTTCGGCTTTAACCGCCTGTCCATTATCGACCTGGAACATTCCCACCAGCCCCTGCGCTGGGGCCCTGAGGATGAACCAGAGCGGTATGCCCTTACCTTTAACGGCGAGATCTACAACTACGTTGAGCTCCGCGAAGAACTCAAGGCCTTGGGCTATACCTTCTATACGGAAGGCGATGGCGAACCCATTGCGGTGGGCTACCACCACTGGGGCAAGGATGTCGTCGAGCACCTCCGCGGCATGTTTGGCATCGTCATTTGGGATACCAAGACCAAGACCATGTTTGCCGCGCGCGACCAGTTTGGCATCAAGCCGCTTTACTATGCCACTACGGACGCCGGCACGGTCTTTGCCTCCGAGATGAAGTGCATCCTGGACATGGCCGAGGACATTGGTCTAGAACTCAACCTTGACCGCCGCGCCATCGAGCACTACGTCGACCTGCAATACGTGCCGGAACCGGAATCTTTGCACGCCAATATTCGCCGCGTGGAATCCGGCTGCACGGTGACCTTGAAGCCGGGTGACGAGGTCGTATCCGAGCGCTACTTCATGCCGCGTTTTCCGGTCCAGCAGGTTCCAGAAGGCGAAGAACAACAGCTCTTTGACCGGATTGCAGAAGCGCTGGAGGATTCCGTCGCTAAGCACATGCGTGCCGATGTCACCGTGGGTTCCTTCCTGTCTGGCGGCATCGACTCCACCGCCATCGCTACCCTGGCCAAGCGCCATAACCCGGATCTGCTGACGTTTACCACTGGTTTCGAGCGCGAAGGCTATTCCGAGGTGGACGTGGCCGCAGAATCGGCGGCAGCTATCGGCGTAGAGCACATCGTCAAGATCGTCTCGCCGGAAGAATATGCTGAGTCGATCCCTAAGATCATGTGGTACCTGGATAATCCGGTGGCCGATCCTTCCCTCGTACCGCTCTTCTTCGTGGCCCAAGAGGCCCGCAAGCACGTCAAGGTGGTCCTCTCCGGTGAGGGCGCCGACGAGCTCTTCGGCGGCTACACCATCTATAAGGAACCGCTGTCCCTCGCGCCATTTGAGAAGATCCCCTCTCCCCTGCGCCAGGGCCTGGGCAAGCTCTCCCGCGTACTGCCTGATGGCATGAAGGGCAAGTCCCTACTTAACCGCGGCTCCATGACCATGGAGGAGCGATACTACGGCAATGCGCGGTCCTTTAACTTTGAGGAGATGCAGCGCGTTATCCCATGGGCCAAGCGCGAATGGGATCACCGCGAGGTCACCGCACCCATCTATGCGCAATCGGAAGACTTTGACCCGGTAGCCCGCATGCAGCACCTTGATCTGTTTACCTGGATGCGCGGTGACATTTTGGTCAAAGCCGATAAGATCAACATGGCCAACTCCTTGGAGCTGCGCGTGCCATTCCTGGATAAGGAAGTATTCAAGGTCGCAGAATCCATTCCGCACGATCTGAAGATTTCCCACGGCACCACCAAGTATGCCCTGCGTAAGGCCATGGAGCAGATCGTTCCCGCGCACGTCCTCAACCGCAAGAAGCTGGGCTTTCCTGTACCCATGCGCCACTGGCTGGCTGGCGACGAGCTCTACGGCTGGGCACAAGACACCATCAACGATTCCCAGACGGAGGACATCTTCAATAAGAAGGAAGTTCTGGAGATGCTCAAGGAGCACCGCGATGGCGTTTCCGATCACTCTCGCCGCCTGTGGACCGTGCTGTCCTTTATGATCTGGCACGGTATCTTTGTGGAAAAGCGCATCGACCCGCAGATCGAGCAGCGCGAGTACCCGGTCAAGCTTTAAGCCGCACTGGGTAAAGCTCCACGCAGAGCTTTAAAGACATAAAAAGAGGGTGAGCGCCGCGAAGCACTCACCCTTTTTCTTTATCCCTCTGTTTAGTTGAAGGAATCGCCACACGCGCAGGAGCCGGTGGCATTCGGGTTATCGATGGTAAATCCCTGGGACTCGATGGTGTCAGCAAAGTCGATCTTGGCGCCGGTAAGGTACGGCACGGACATCTTGTCCACGACGAGCTTGTTGCCACCCACCTCGTCGACCTTGTCGCCATCAAGGCTGCGGTCATCGAAGTAGAGCTGGTAGCGCAGGCCAGCGCAGCCGCCGGGCTGTACTGCGATGCGCAGGGAGAGATCGTCGCGGCCTTCCTGATCAAGCAGGCCCTTTGCCTTTGCGGCTGCGGCCTCGGTCAGAATGACGCCGGTTTCGGAAACTGGAGCGGTCATCACTTCTCCTCAAATGTGTCTTGGTTGCGTAGCCACTACCCTACCCGCATCTACAAGGAGGGAAAAGGTAGCCCATAGTAATAACAACGCCGTGGGCGGGCCTATTCCCCTCTTGGGGTCGAAACCTTGTAGTCTGATCAGCGTGAAACTTCCGTGGCAAAAAGATGACAAGACCTCCCCTGAACCCGCTCCCGTGCAGGAAGAAGTTCAGGAAGAAACCCACCGCAAGGGGTATACCCCGCCGAAGGGTCGTCCCACGCCAAAGCGCCAGGAACAAGAAATCGCGCGCGGCGTGAAGCGCGATCCACATGGGGTATCCGATGCGCAGCGCTATAAGCGCCGCAAGGAACTCAAAAAGTCCATGAGCAAGGACGAGTGGAAAGAATATAAAAAACAGGAGCGCAAGGAGCGCAACCAGCGCAATCGCGAAAGCCAGGAGCGCATGGCCGAAGGCGATCCGCGCTTCCTCCCAGCCCGCGATCAGGGCGAAGAGCGCGCCTACGTGCGCGATTGGATCGATGCCCGCCGCACGCTTTCGGAATGGGTAATGCCGATGGCGCTTGCCCTTATCGTTGTGGTCTTTGTGACTTATGCGGCCCCCAGCATCGCCGGCCTCATCAATGCGATTGCTATGGTGGTCATCCTCATCTTCGCCATCGACGGCATCTGGCTGGGCCGCCGTGCTAATAATGCGGTTCGCAAGAAGTTCCCCGGCACCACCGCCACCGGCTTTGGACTGGGATTCTACGCATTTTCCCGCGCCAGCCAGCCCCGCAAGTGGCGCATTCCTCGCCCGCGCGTCGAGCGCGGTGCCGACGTTTAAGGAAGCACGCTCATGGCTGATTCCCCGCAGCTTTATCCCTACGGCAGGCTAAGCGATGCCGCACAGTGGCTCGCCGCCTGCCAAGATCGATCCCCCGCTTCCGAGCCACAGCGGGTGCGGGCCGTAATTTTCGCCGAGGACGGTGAAGGGATCCCCCAGGCCACGGAGACCGCGGCGCGGCGGGTCGGGGCCAGCATTATTTCTGTCACGGTGACGGATTGCTCCACGGCCTATGACTTAGGCGTGCAGGCGGCGGATGCGGAAATCGATGGCGGTGCGGATCTGCTCATTCCGGGCGGCATCGACACCACGCAGGTTGCCGCGGCCGCCATGGGGGTGATGGCGCAGGAGGAGCCGGTGGTGGTCGTCGGCAAGCAGCCGAGCGTCGAGGACTGGAAGGCCGAGGTTGCGGCCATTCGCGATTCCATGTTTCGGATGCGCGGCCTGACTGGGCGGGAGCTCATAAAGGCCTGTGGCTCCCCCGTATTGGCCGCGCTGGTGGGATTTATGTCCCAGGCGGCTAGGCGTCGCACGCCCCTGCTTGTCGATGCCCCCTTGACCGCCACCGCCGCCGCATGCGCCGCTACCGACACGCGGATCCACGACTGGCTTCTTGCCACCAATATCGCGCCGCAGCCGGCTCACCGGCTGGCTTTAAAGAAGCTGCGGCTAGAGCCCCTGCTGGATTTACAGATGGAACCGGTACCGGCACTCGGCGCCTTGGCTGCCCTACCCCTATTATTGCTAGGCGTAGAAGTTACTGCGGACACAACGCAGGCAGAGGCCTAACTGCGCGGCGCAGGTCCGCCTCACGCCGCGTTTCACTGTGGCGTGCTAGACCAAAGTGTGCAACCAGCCGTGGGCATCATCCACGGCGCCGCGCTGGATACCGGTTAGGCGCTCGCGCAAAGCCATGGAAACCTCGCCGGCCTCATTATTATTGACGCTGAAATCGGTGTCCTCACCAAGCACGCGTCCCACCGGCGTGATGACGGCGGCGGTACCGCAGGCAAAGGCCTCGGTCATCTCGCCCGATTCCACATCGCGCTGCCATTCTTCGGCGGTGATGCGCCGCTCGGTTACCTTGTAGCCCATGTCTTCGGCGACCTGCAGCAGGGATTGGCGGGTAATGCCGGGCAGCAGAGATCCGGAAAGGGCTGGGGTGACAATCTCGGCGTCGCTGCCGGTACCGTAGACGAACATGAGGTTCATCCCGCCCATTTCCTCGATATACCGGCGTTCGATGGCATCCAGCCAGACCACTTGATCGCAGCCCTTTTCTTCGGCTTGTGCTTGCGCTAACAAGGAACCGGCGTAATTGCCGGCGAATTTCGCGGCACCGGTTCCGCCCGGCGCGGAGCGGACAAAGTCGGTAGATAACCACACCGAAACAGGCTT
The window above is part of the Corynebacterium accolens genome. Proteins encoded here:
- the asnB gene encoding asparagine synthase (glutamine-hydrolyzing); this encodes MCGLLGMLAATGDVDKYVDALERSLPCMHHRGPDAAGTWHDGDAAFGFNRLSIIDLEHSHQPLRWGPEDEPERYALTFNGEIYNYVELREELKALGYTFYTEGDGEPIAVGYHHWGKDVVEHLRGMFGIVIWDTKTKTMFAARDQFGIKPLYYATTDAGTVFASEMKCILDMAEDIGLELNLDRRAIEHYVDLQYVPEPESLHANIRRVESGCTVTLKPGDEVVSERYFMPRFPVQQVPEGEEQQLFDRIAEALEDSVAKHMRADVTVGSFLSGGIDSTAIATLAKRHNPDLLTFTTGFEREGYSEVDVAAESAAAIGVEHIVKIVSPEEYAESIPKIMWYLDNPVADPSLVPLFFVAQEARKHVKVVLSGEGADELFGGYTIYKEPLSLAPFEKIPSPLRQGLGKLSRVLPDGMKGKSLLNRGSMTMEERYYGNARSFNFEEMQRVIPWAKREWDHREVTAPIYAQSEDFDPVARMQHLDLFTWMRGDILVKADKINMANSLELRVPFLDKEVFKVAESIPHDLKISHGTTKYALRKAMEQIVPAHVLNRKKLGFPVPMRHWLAGDELYGWAQDTINDSQTEDIFNKKEVLEMLKEHRDGVSDHSRRLWTVLSFMIWHGIFVEKRIDPQIEQREYPVKL
- a CDS encoding HesB/IscA family protein, with protein sequence MTAPVSETGVILTEAAAAKAKGLLDQEGRDDLSLRIAVQPGGCAGLRYQLYFDDRSLDGDKVDEVGGNKLVVDKMSVPYLTGAKIDFADTIESQGFTIDNPNATGSCACGDSFN
- a CDS encoding DUF3043 domain-containing protein, with protein sequence MKLPWQKDDKTSPEPAPVQEEVQEETHRKGYTPPKGRPTPKRQEQEIARGVKRDPHGVSDAQRYKRRKELKKSMSKDEWKEYKKQERKERNQRNRESQERMAEGDPRFLPARDQGEERAYVRDWIDARRTLSEWVMPMALALIVVVFVTYAAPSIAGLINAIAMVVILIFAIDGIWLGRRANNAVRKKFPGTTATGFGLGFYAFSRASQPRKWRIPRPRVERGADV
- a CDS encoding nicotinate-nucleotide--dimethylbenzimidazole phosphoribosyltransferase, yielding MADSPQLYPYGRLSDAAQWLAACQDRSPASEPQRVRAVIFAEDGEGIPQATETAARRVGASIISVTVTDCSTAYDLGVQAADAEIDGGADLLIPGGIDTTQVAAAAMGVMAQEEPVVVVGKQPSVEDWKAEVAAIRDSMFRMRGLTGRELIKACGSPVLAALVGFMSQAARRRTPLLVDAPLTATAAACAATDTRIHDWLLATNIAPQPAHRLALKKLRLEPLLDLQMEPVPALGALAALPLLLLGVEVTADTTQAEA
- a CDS encoding branched-chain amino acid aminotransferase, giving the protein MLDYTITRTNQPTAAADLDKILANPGFGQHFTDHMVTIDWSTDKGWHDAQVRPYGPLTMDPASNVFHYGQAVFEGIKAYRQPDDSIVTFRPEQNAQRFINSAQRLAMPELPQEEFIEALRQLVDIDKSWVPEAGGEASLYLRPFMISTEVSLGVHPANAYRFILLASPAGAYFSGGIKPVSVWLSTDFVRSAPGGTGAAKFAGNYAGSLLAQAQAEEKGCDQVVWLDAIERRYIEEMGGMNLMFVYGTGSDAEIVTPALSGSLLPGITRQSLLQVAEDMGYKVTERRITAEEWQRDVESGEMTEAFACGTAAVITPVGRVLGEDTDFSVNNNEAGEVSMALRERLTGIQRGAVDDAHGWLHTLV